Proteins from a genomic interval of Pantoea deleyi:
- a CDS encoding efflux RND transporter permease subunit, protein MAKFFIDRPIFAWVLAIIIMLVGALSILKLPIEQYPNVAPPAIEIQASYPGADAKTLQDSVTQVIEQNMNGIDGLMYMSSSSDSSGTLTLTLSFESGTDADIAQVQVQNKLQLATPLLPQEVQQQGIQVKKSSSSFLMVAGFISDDDNMTQNDISDYISSTIKDPLSRTKGVGDTQVFGAQYAMRIWMDPHKLNNYNLTPVDVISALNTQNTQVAAGQLGGTPPVPGQQLNASIIAQTRLTSTDEFGKILLKVNEDGSQVRLRDVARIELGAENYEIIARYNGKPASGIGIKLATGANALDTANAVKAELAKMQSTFPAGMKVVYPYDTTPFVKISIFEVVKTLIEAIVLVFLVMYLFLQNFRATLIPTIAVPVVLLGTFAVISAFGYSINTLTMFGMVLAIGLLVDDAIVVVENVERVMAEEGLPPKEATKRSMEQIQGALVGIALVLAAVFIPMAFFGGSTGVIYRQFSITIVSAMALSVLVAFILTPALCATMLKPVEKGEHGKTTGFFGWFNRMFDKSTNHYVDSVGHMIRSTGRYMLIYLLIVVGMAFLFMRLPSSFLPEEDQGLLLAQAQLPAGATQERTQKVLDQVTDYFLTQEKDSVKSVFTVNGFGFAGRGQNTGIAFVSLKPWDERTSSDMKVPAIAGRAMQALGAIKDAMVIPFNLPAIIELGNATGFDFELIDQNNLGHEKLTEARNQLFGMIAQHPDTLVGVRPNGLEDTPQYKLTIDQEKAQALGVSLSDINTTLAASWGGSYVNDFIDRGRVKKVYVMGKADSRMLPDDIGKWYVRNSSGTMVPFSAFSTAKWQYGSPRLERYNGLPAMEILGQAAPGKSSGAAMDLMEELAAKLPAGIGYDWTGMSYQERLSGNQAPALYAISLIVVFLCLAALYESWSIPFSVMLVVPLGVIGALIFTTLRGLSNDVYFVVGLLTTIGLSTKNAILIVEFAKDLMDKEGKGLIEAALEACRMRLRPILMTSLAFILGVLPLAISTGAGSGSQNAVGTGVIGGMVTATLLAIFFVPVFFVVVRRRFGKKKDNAAKGHPVTSDQTH, encoded by the coding sequence ATGGCTAAGTTCTTTATCGATCGCCCCATCTTTGCGTGGGTGCTCGCCATCATCATCATGCTGGTCGGTGCGCTATCGATTCTCAAACTTCCGATCGAGCAATATCCCAATGTTGCGCCGCCGGCGATTGAGATTCAGGCCTCTTACCCGGGTGCGGATGCGAAAACGCTGCAGGACTCGGTGACCCAGGTCATCGAGCAGAACATGAACGGTATCGACGGACTGATGTATATGTCCTCGAGCAGCGACTCCTCCGGTACGCTGACCCTGACGCTCTCGTTTGAGTCAGGCACCGATGCGGACATCGCGCAGGTTCAGGTGCAGAACAAACTGCAGCTGGCGACGCCGCTGCTGCCGCAGGAAGTTCAGCAACAGGGGATTCAGGTTAAAAAATCCTCCAGCAGCTTCCTGATGGTGGCCGGTTTCATCAGCGACGACGACAATATGACCCAGAATGACATTTCTGATTATATTTCGTCGACCATCAAGGATCCGCTGAGCCGTACCAAGGGCGTGGGTGACACCCAGGTCTTCGGTGCGCAATACGCTATGCGTATCTGGATGGATCCGCACAAGCTGAACAACTACAACCTGACGCCGGTTGATGTGATCAGCGCGCTGAACACCCAGAACACCCAGGTCGCTGCCGGTCAGTTAGGCGGTACGCCACCGGTTCCGGGTCAGCAGCTTAACGCGTCGATCATTGCGCAAACCCGTCTGACCTCAACCGATGAGTTCGGCAAAATCCTGCTCAAGGTCAATGAGGATGGTTCTCAGGTTCGCCTGCGCGACGTGGCCAGGATCGAACTGGGTGCGGAAAACTACGAGATCATCGCCCGCTACAACGGCAAGCCTGCTTCCGGTATCGGTATCAAGCTGGCGACCGGTGCGAATGCGCTGGATACCGCCAATGCGGTGAAAGCTGAACTGGCCAAAATGCAGTCGACCTTCCCGGCCGGGATGAAAGTGGTCTATCCGTATGACACCACGCCCTTCGTAAAAATCTCGATTTTCGAAGTCGTGAAAACGCTGATTGAAGCGATCGTGCTGGTGTTCCTGGTGATGTACCTCTTCCTGCAGAACTTCCGCGCGACGCTGATCCCGACTATCGCCGTGCCGGTGGTGCTGCTGGGTACGTTCGCCGTAATCAGTGCTTTCGGTTACTCGATAAACACCCTGACGATGTTCGGGATGGTGCTGGCGATCGGCCTGCTGGTGGATGACGCCATCGTTGTGGTCGAGAACGTCGAGCGCGTTATGGCCGAAGAGGGCCTGCCGCCCAAAGAGGCGACCAAACGTTCCATGGAGCAGATCCAGGGCGCGCTGGTGGGTATCGCGCTGGTGCTGGCCGCCGTCTTCATTCCGATGGCGTTCTTTGGCGGATCGACCGGCGTTATTTATCGCCAGTTCTCCATCACCATCGTTTCCGCCATGGCCCTGTCGGTACTGGTCGCCTTTATTCTGACGCCGGCACTCTGTGCCACCATGCTGAAGCCGGTTGAAAAAGGCGAGCACGGCAAAACCACCGGATTCTTCGGCTGGTTTAACCGCATGTTCGACAAGAGCACCAACCACTATGTGGACAGCGTGGGCCACATGATCCGCAGTACCGGTCGCTATATGCTGATCTATCTGCTGATCGTGGTGGGTATGGCGTTCCTGTTTATGCGACTGCCCTCCTCCTTCTTACCGGAAGAGGATCAGGGTCTGCTGCTGGCGCAGGCGCAGCTGCCGGCCGGTGCAACCCAGGAGCGTACCCAGAAGGTGCTGGATCAGGTCACCGACTACTTCCTGACTCAGGAGAAGGATTCGGTTAAATCCGTGTTCACCGTTAACGGCTTCGGCTTTGCCGGTCGCGGACAGAACACCGGTATCGCCTTCGTCAGTCTTAAACCCTGGGATGAGCGTACCAGCAGCGACATGAAAGTGCCGGCGATTGCGGGCCGTGCCATGCAGGCGCTGGGCGCGATCAAAGATGCGATGGTGATTCCGTTCAACCTGCCTGCGATTATCGAGCTGGGTAACGCCACCGGCTTCGACTTCGAGCTGATCGATCAGAACAACCTCGGTCACGAGAAGCTGACGGAAGCGCGTAATCAGCTGTTCGGCATGATTGCCCAGCATCCTGATACCCTGGTGGGTGTGCGTCCGAACGGGCTGGAAGATACCCCGCAGTACAAGCTGACGATCGATCAGGAGAAAGCGCAGGCGCTGGGCGTATCACTGAGTGATATCAACACCACGCTGGCAGCCTCCTGGGGCGGCTCCTACGTCAACGACTTCATCGACCGTGGTCGCGTGAAGAAAGTGTACGTTATGGGCAAAGCGGACTCGCGTATGTTGCCGGACGACATCGGTAAGTGGTACGTGCGGAACAGCAGCGGAACCATGGTGCCGTTCTCGGCCTTCTCAACCGCGAAATGGCAGTACGGTTCACCGCGCCTTGAGCGTTACAACGGCCTGCCGGCGATGGAGATCCTGGGACAGGCTGCGCCGGGCAAGAGTTCGGGTGCCGCGATGGATCTGATGGAAGAACTGGCGGCGAAGCTGCCTGCGGGGATTGGCTATGACTGGACCGGTATGTCCTATCAGGAACGCCTGTCAGGCAACCAGGCCCCTGCCCTCTACGCTATCTCGCTGATCGTGGTCTTCCTCTGTCTCGCCGCGCTGTATGAGAGCTGGTCGATTCCGTTCTCGGTCATGCTGGTGGTGCCACTCGGGGTAATCGGTGCGCTGATCTTTACCACGCTGCGTGGCTTAAGCAATGACGTCTACTTCGTGGTGGGATTACTGACAACCATCGGCCTCTCGACCAAGAACGCCATCCTTATCGTCGAATTTGCGAAAGATTTGATGGATAAAGAGGGCAAAGGGCTGATTGAAGCGGCGCTGGAGGCGTGTCGTATGCGTCTGCGTCCTATCCTGATGACGTCACTGGCGTTTATTCTCGGGGTACTGCCGCTGGCAATCAGTACCGGCGCCGGTTCCGGTTCGCAGAACGCAGTAGGTACCGGCGTTATCGGGGGCATGGTCACCGCAACGCTGTTAGCGATCTTCTTCGTGCCGGTGTTCTTCGTGGTGGTCCGCCGCCGCTTCGGCAAGAAAAAAGATAACGCAGCAAAAGGTCATCCGGTCACCTCTGACCAGACACACTAA
- a CDS encoding type B 50S ribosomal protein L31 — protein MKANIHPHYRPVVFHDTSADVWFKIGSTIKTDRTVEFEGETLPYVTLDVSSASHVFYTGKQKDFAKEGSTARFNQRFGRFLGRK, from the coding sequence ATGAAAGCGAATATTCATCCTCACTATCGTCCGGTGGTCTTCCACGACACGTCGGCTGACGTCTGGTTCAAAATCGGATCGACCATCAAAACCGACCGTACCGTGGAGTTTGAAGGCGAAACCCTGCCCTACGTCACCCTGGATGTGTCATCGGCTTCGCACGTTTTCTACACCGGTAAACAGAAAGATTTCGCCAAAGAGGGCAGCACCGCACGCTTTAACCAGCGTTTCGGGCGCTTTCTTGGCCGCAAATAG